One part of the Lotus japonicus ecotype B-129 chromosome 2, LjGifu_v1.2 genome encodes these proteins:
- the LOC130739700 gene encoding uncharacterized protein LOC130739700, producing the protein MEDFWKRAKTFAEEAAKKSQALTSSSATARIADLVSETAKKSKDFAAEASKHADIIKTAALRQADQIKSFSDTISIPPQLSAIAAAATATAPPQPSVSEEDLEKFCVTDDLRSFVKGLTSTTFTNFTLSSDESEGSNVPTSGSNVRKDLNEFQEKHATLVLTTVKEISKLRYELCPRAMKERHFWKIYFILVNTHVAPYEKRYMEEVQLREAAKQNVDTEVEQTAVSGGSGKAEATGKNLKSKSSNSSSEQDLDSFLLGDLEDSDGGPDDGEGSFDDDFDKIGNSDVEDEKHVKKTSSATV; encoded by the exons ATGGAGGACTTCTGGAAGAGAGCCAAGACATTCGCGGAGGAGGCGGCGAAGAAATCGCAAGCCCTCACCAGCTCCTCCGCCACCGCCCGGATCGCCGATCTCGTCTCCGAAACCGCCAAGAAATCCAAGGATTTCGCCGCCGAGGCCTCCAAACATGCCGACATCATCAAAACCGCCGCCCTCCGCCAAGCGGATCAGATCAAGTCGTTCTCCGACACCATCTCCATCCCTCCCCAACTCTCCGCCATTGCCGCTGCTGCTACCGCTACGGCACCACCACAACCCTCCGTTTCTGAGGAAGACCTTGAAAAGTTCTGCGTCACCGATGATCTCAGATCCTTCGTCAAAGGGCTCACTTCTACCACCTTCACAAACTTTACCCTCAGTTCTG ATGAATCTGAGGGTTCTAATGTGCCCACTTCGGGCTCGAATGTTCGGAAGGATCTTAATGAGTTCCAGGAGAAGCATGCCACTCTTGTTTTAACTACTGTCAAG GAAATTTCAAAGTTGAGATATGAACTATGTCCGCGTGCTATGAAAGAAAGACACTTTTGGAAGATATATTTCATACTTGTCAACACCCACGTGGCTCC GTATGAGAAGCGATATATGGAGGAGGTTCAGCTCAGAGAAGCAGCAAAGCAGAATGTGGATACTGAGGTAGAGCAAACTGCTGTTAGTGGAGGATCTGGAAAGGCTGAAGCAACAGGGAAGAATTTGAAGAGTAAATCTTCCAATTCATCCTCTGAGCAGGACTTGGATTCATTTCTTCTTGGAGACCTTGAAGACAGTGATGGAGGTCCAG ATGATGGTGAGGGCAGCTTTGATGATGATTTTGACAAGATTGGCAATTCT